A genomic window from Streptomyces sp. 846.5 includes:
- a CDS encoding phenylacetate--CoA ligase family protein produces the protein MPGERYFEPEIETMPRTRLRELQERRVLELLPYAYENSAFYRELWDAHGVHPREIRSLADFHARVPSIDKDMLRAYRARTGDPFSGRLCVPPEQLTSVSSSSGTTGTPEFFAELWGGAPPLVTAQLRDLWEVGVRPGDRVLASASLMRNLMDGGYQALGAVVVNVNTWLGQGARLIEAIRDYRPAYLQLMYPHIVELEHLAQQYDLREALSSLKGASCAGQPLSRRMREMVRHDWGVELFEYTSAADTGTAWECRERDGYHLWEDMVLAECLDPENGQPVAEGELGELVATDLDDRAAPLIRYRSGDLVRMRRDRCGCGRTHARMWVSGRRGDETLVRGRPVLLRDIWQAVEDQPESSGGVFQIVRADREVEVLRLRVGYDPAITGDTAELAERLGKAVQERTGVEPAVELRTEEDLLRTAHSLKLARVVKE, from the coding sequence ATGCCGGGCGAACGCTACTTCGAGCCCGAGATCGAGACCATGCCGCGGACGCGACTGCGCGAACTGCAGGAGCGACGGGTCCTGGAACTCCTTCCCTACGCCTACGAGAACTCCGCCTTCTACCGGGAACTGTGGGACGCGCACGGCGTCCACCCGCGGGAGATCCGCTCGCTGGCGGACTTCCACGCCCGCGTCCCCAGCATCGACAAGGACATGCTGCGCGCCTACCGCGCCCGCACCGGCGACCCGTTCAGCGGCAGGCTGTGCGTGCCACCGGAGCAGCTGACCTCGGTGTCGTCGAGTTCCGGCACCACCGGCACCCCGGAGTTCTTCGCCGAACTCTGGGGCGGCGCGCCGCCGCTGGTCACCGCGCAGCTGCGGGACCTGTGGGAGGTCGGCGTCCGCCCCGGTGACCGGGTGCTCGCCTCGGCGAGCCTGATGCGCAACCTGATGGACGGCGGATACCAGGCTCTCGGCGCCGTCGTGGTGAACGTCAACACCTGGCTCGGGCAGGGGGCGCGGCTCATCGAGGCGATCCGCGACTACCGGCCGGCCTATCTGCAGCTGATGTACCCCCACATTGTCGAGCTGGAGCACCTCGCGCAGCAGTACGACCTCAGGGAGGCGCTCTCCTCCCTGAAGGGCGCCTCCTGCGCGGGCCAGCCGCTGAGCCGGCGGATGCGCGAGATGGTCCGGCACGACTGGGGCGTGGAACTCTTCGAGTACACCAGCGCGGCCGACACCGGCACCGCCTGGGAGTGCCGGGAGCGCGACGGCTACCACCTGTGGGAGGACATGGTCCTGGCCGAGTGCCTCGACCCCGAGAACGGACAGCCGGTCGCCGAAGGCGAGCTGGGGGAACTGGTCGCCACCGACCTCGACGACCGCGCCGCGCCGCTGATCCGCTACCGCAGCGGGGACCTGGTGCGGATGCGCCGTGACCGCTGCGGCTGCGGACGGACGCACGCGCGCATGTGGGTGTCGGGACGTCGTGGCGACGAGACGCTGGTCCGGGGGCGGCCCGTGCTGCTGCGCGACATCTGGCAGGCGGTGGAGGACCAGCCGGAGTCGTCCGGCGGCGTCTTCCAGATCGTCCGCGCGGACCGCGAGGTGGAGGTGCTGCGGCTGAGGGTCGGCTACGACCCCGCCATCACCGGCGACACCGCGGAACTCGCCGAGCGCCTGGGCAAGGCGGTGCAGGAGCGGACGGGAGTCGAACCCGCCGTGGAACTACGGACCGAGGAGGACCTGTTGCGGACAGCACACAGCCTCAAACTGGCACGGGTGGTGAAGGAGTAG
- a CDS encoding SDR family oxidoreductase, whose translation MDDMSRLAGKVALVTGGGQGIGRGIALALAARGAAVVVSGRTEATLKAVVDEVGGRAGRAFAVTGDVGDREDVERMVAETVRVFGGLDVLVNNAQSSVQRPLEQTSPADVESAYRSGPLATLAAMQAALPHLRERGGSIVNFGSSAALDGQRGFGSYAMAKEAIRGLTRVAATEWGPYGIRVNAICPLSLSPAAEAYLRTRPEENAKLLADIPLGRLGDPETDIGRAVAALVSDDLAYLTGATLVLEGGRTLFA comes from the coding sequence ATGGATGACATGTCGCGGCTGGCCGGCAAGGTGGCCCTGGTCACCGGAGGCGGCCAGGGAATCGGTCGGGGCATCGCCCTGGCACTGGCCGCCCGGGGCGCGGCGGTGGTCGTCTCCGGTCGTACGGAGGCGACCCTCAAGGCCGTGGTGGACGAGGTCGGCGGGCGCGCTGGCCGGGCCTTCGCGGTGACCGGGGACGTCGGCGACCGCGAGGACGTGGAACGGATGGTGGCGGAGACGGTACGGGTGTTCGGCGGGCTCGACGTGCTGGTGAACAACGCCCAGTCCTCGGTGCAGCGTCCACTGGAGCAGACATCCCCCGCGGACGTCGAGTCCGCCTACCGCAGCGGCCCGCTGGCAACGCTGGCCGCCATGCAGGCGGCTCTGCCGCATCTGCGCGAGCGCGGGGGCAGCATCGTGAACTTCGGCTCCTCGGCGGCGTTGGACGGGCAGCGGGGGTTCGGCTCGTACGCCATGGCGAAGGAGGCGATCCGCGGACTCACCCGGGTCGCCGCGACGGAGTGGGGGCCGTACGGCATCCGCGTGAACGCGATCTGCCCCCTCTCGCTCAGCCCCGCCGCGGAGGCGTACCTGCGGACCAGGCCGGAGGAGAACGCCAAACTGCTGGCCGATATCCCGCTGGGGCGCCTGGGGGACCCCGAGACGGACATCGGGCGTGCGGTGGCGGCACTGGTCAGCGACGACCTGGCCTATCTGACCGGGGCGACCCTGGTCCTCGAGGGTGGCCGAACCCTGTTCGCCTGA
- a CDS encoding nuclear transport factor 2 family protein, translating to MTPKARPDLADRIDRVESRQAIGQLPIRYALAVDSRDLDAWVGCFRPDVDMGRHGSGREALRRYIEPQLRGFHRSVHQICGHRVELVDADQATGSVYCRAEHEVGDRWVVMAICYRDDYVRLDGEWYFSRRREQHWYAADVTERPQAVGFRGWEGSGAPSLPDGFPTWAPFWADADADARGTALHPGGA from the coding sequence GTGACCCCCAAGGCCCGGCCCGACCTTGCCGACCGCATCGACCGCGTCGAGTCCCGGCAGGCCATCGGGCAGTTGCCGATCCGCTACGCGCTGGCCGTCGACTCGCGTGATCTGGACGCCTGGGTCGGGTGCTTCCGGCCGGACGTGGACATGGGGCGGCACGGCAGCGGTCGCGAGGCGCTGCGCCGGTACATCGAGCCGCAGCTCCGCGGGTTCCACCGGTCCGTCCACCAGATCTGCGGCCACCGTGTGGAACTCGTCGACGCCGACCAGGCGACCGGTTCGGTCTACTGCCGTGCCGAACACGAGGTCGGCGACCGGTGGGTGGTGATGGCGATCTGCTATCGCGACGACTACGTACGGCTGGATGGCGAGTGGTACTTCTCCCGTCGCCGCGAACAGCACTGGTACGCCGCCGATGTGACCGAGCGTCCGCAGGCCGTCGGCTTCCGCGGCTGGGAGGGCAGCGGGGCGCCGTCGCTGCCGGACGGCTTCCCCACCTGGGCGCCGTTCTGGGCGGACGCGGACGCGGACGCACGCGGAACTGCCTTGCACCCTGGAGGGGCCTGA
- a CDS encoding enoyl-CoA hydratase-related protein, producing the protein MTESLVLYEVDEDGVATVTLNRPERRNAWSIPLERRFFDVLGEAAADPAVRVVVLTGAGRSFCPGMDVQRLEQNAQPGQSLNLQERVPMYSMRPMPKPMVAAINGACAGIGLVQALICDVRFAARGARMTTAFTRRGLAAEYNLSYVLPRVIGLENALDLLLSGRTFDADEARALGLVSRVVEPEDLLTAAHAYARDIARNCSPRAMAVIRHQVYGDLDRDFTGALRRSYSVMEYFAGSPDFREGVASFTEKREPKFEGLPADFDPEDAARDGFLPY; encoded by the coding sequence GTGACTGAGAGCCTGGTGCTGTACGAGGTCGACGAGGACGGGGTCGCCACGGTGACCCTGAACCGGCCCGAGCGCAGGAACGCCTGGAGCATCCCCCTGGAGCGGCGGTTCTTCGACGTCCTCGGCGAGGCCGCCGCCGACCCCGCCGTACGCGTCGTTGTCCTCACCGGAGCGGGCCGATCCTTCTGCCCCGGCATGGACGTGCAGCGCCTGGAGCAGAACGCACAGCCGGGGCAGTCGCTCAACCTGCAGGAGCGAGTCCCCATGTACAGCATGCGGCCCATGCCCAAGCCCATGGTCGCCGCCATCAACGGCGCCTGCGCCGGCATCGGGCTGGTGCAGGCCCTGATCTGCGACGTGCGCTTCGCCGCCCGCGGCGCGCGGATGACCACCGCCTTCACCCGGCGCGGCCTCGCCGCCGAGTACAACCTCTCCTATGTGCTGCCGCGCGTGATCGGCCTGGAGAACGCGTTGGACCTGCTGCTCTCCGGCCGCACCTTCGACGCGGACGAGGCCAGGGCGCTGGGTCTGGTCAGCCGGGTCGTCGAACCCGAGGACCTGCTGACCGCGGCGCACGCCTACGCCCGGGACATCGCCCGCAACTGCTCGCCGCGGGCCATGGCCGTGATCCGGCACCAGGTGTACGGCGATCTGGATCGCGACTTCACCGGGGCGCTGCGGCGCAGCTACTCGGTCATGGAGTACTTCGCCGGGTCGCCCGACTTCCGCGAGGGCGTGGCGAGCTTCACGGAGAAGCGCGAACCGAAGTTCGAGGGACTGCCTGCGGACTTCGACCCCGAGGACGCCGCCAGGGACGGGTTCCTGCCGTACTGA
- a CDS encoding acyl-CoA dehydrogenase family protein, protein MDTDDFAAVLSEVRRFVRERVVPLEADIDEKDEMPADIREAAKKIGLFGFALPEEYGGLGLSMSEEVRLMFELGYTTPALRSMFGTNNGIAGHVLMVGGTEEQKARWLPRIASGEVTASFALTEPGAGSDPSTLTTRAHRDGDDWVINGSKRYITNAPLADVFMVFARTDPDAPRSRGISTFLVPAGTEGLTVAPRDHKMGQFGAWTADVHLDDVRVPATAMIGGPAGLNQGFRTAMGCLAHGRVHISALCVGMAERLVDESVEYAKTRKQSGRPIGGFQLVQGLIADSMADYYAGRATVLEAARTFDTGEDTKIGPSCAKYFASEMVSRVADRAVQVHGGAGYMRGVPVERFYRDARLFRIYEGTSQIQQVIIAKALLGDAARG, encoded by the coding sequence ATGGACACGGATGACTTCGCAGCAGTGCTGTCCGAGGTCCGGCGCTTCGTGCGGGAGCGGGTCGTACCGCTCGAAGCGGACATCGACGAGAAGGACGAGATGCCCGCGGACATCCGCGAGGCGGCCAAGAAGATAGGGCTCTTCGGCTTCGCCCTGCCCGAGGAGTACGGGGGCCTCGGTCTGTCGATGTCCGAGGAGGTCAGGCTCATGTTCGAACTCGGCTACACGACGCCCGCGTTGCGGTCGATGTTCGGCACCAACAACGGCATCGCCGGACACGTCCTGATGGTGGGCGGCACCGAGGAACAGAAGGCGCGGTGGCTGCCGCGCATCGCCAGCGGCGAGGTGACCGCGTCCTTCGCGCTGACCGAACCGGGCGCGGGGTCCGACCCGTCGACCCTCACCACGCGGGCGCACCGGGACGGGGACGACTGGGTGATCAACGGCTCCAAGCGCTACATCACCAACGCGCCGCTCGCGGACGTGTTCATGGTGTTCGCCCGGACCGACCCGGACGCGCCCCGCAGCCGCGGCATCTCCACCTTCCTGGTTCCGGCGGGTACGGAGGGCCTCACCGTGGCGCCCAGGGACCACAAGATGGGGCAGTTCGGCGCCTGGACCGCCGACGTGCACCTCGACGACGTCCGGGTGCCCGCAACGGCGATGATCGGCGGGCCGGCCGGGCTCAACCAGGGCTTCCGGACCGCGATGGGATGCCTGGCCCACGGCCGTGTGCACATCTCCGCGCTCTGCGTCGGCATGGCCGAGCGCCTGGTGGACGAGTCGGTGGAGTACGCCAAGACCCGCAAGCAGTCCGGGAGACCGATCGGCGGCTTCCAGCTGGTGCAGGGGCTGATCGCCGACTCGATGGCGGACTACTACGCCGGCCGCGCGACCGTCCTGGAGGCGGCGCGCACCTTCGACACAGGCGAGGACACCAAGATCGGCCCGTCCTGCGCGAAGTACTTCGCCAGCGAGATGGTCTCCCGGGTCGCGGACCGCGCGGTGCAGGTCCACGGCGGCGCGGGCTACATGCGCGGGGTGCCGGTGGAGCGCTTCTACCGCGACGCGCGGCTGTTCCGCATCTACGAGGGGACGAGCCAGATCCAGCAGGTCATCATCGCCAAGGCGCTGCTGGGCGACGCGGCGCGGGGCTGA
- a CDS encoding acetyl-CoA acetyltransferase — translation MGSHGIRDQVAIVGMGCTPFGEHWDRSADDLLVDAVVEAVASAGITIEDIDAFWLGTQASGVSGLALSRPLHLQFKPVTRLENMCATGSEALRNACYAVASGAYDVAMAVGVEKLKDSGMSGLVGTAMPGAGDDSRGEVTAPANFSLLAPAYAAKYGLPEEELKDVLTRIAWKNHVNGARNPRAQFRKEVPVERIRSAPIVAGMLGIFDCSGVSDGSAAAIVVRAEDAYRYTDKPIFVKALSFVAGPADGVLDPGYDFTTFPEVVAAAQDAYRQAGITDPRSELALAEVHDCFTPTELVLMEDLGFSERGQAWKDAGSGLFDLDGALPVNPDGGLKAFGHPIGASGLRMMFEAWLQLRGEAPPERTVRTVGEGRKLALTHNLGGGPGECVSFVSVVGSEPSA, via the coding sequence ATGGGTTCGCACGGGATCCGCGACCAGGTCGCGATCGTGGGCATGGGCTGCACGCCCTTCGGGGAGCACTGGGACCGTTCCGCCGACGACCTGCTCGTCGACGCGGTGGTCGAGGCGGTGGCCTCGGCGGGCATCACCATCGAGGACATCGACGCCTTCTGGCTGGGCACCCAGGCGTCCGGGGTGTCCGGTCTGGCGCTCAGCCGTCCGCTGCACCTGCAGTTCAAGCCGGTCACCCGGCTGGAGAACATGTGCGCGACCGGCTCCGAGGCGCTGCGCAACGCCTGCTACGCGGTGGCCTCGGGCGCCTATGACGTCGCGATGGCCGTCGGGGTGGAGAAGCTCAAGGACTCCGGTATGTCCGGGCTGGTGGGCACCGCCATGCCCGGTGCGGGCGACGACAGCCGGGGAGAGGTCACCGCCCCCGCGAACTTCTCCCTGCTGGCCCCGGCCTACGCAGCCAAGTACGGGCTCCCGGAGGAGGAACTGAAGGACGTCCTCACCCGCATCGCCTGGAAGAACCATGTGAACGGCGCCCGCAACCCCCGCGCGCAGTTCCGCAAGGAAGTCCCCGTGGAACGGATCCGGTCGGCCCCCATCGTCGCGGGCATGCTCGGGATCTTCGACTGCTCCGGTGTCTCCGACGGTTCGGCGGCCGCGATCGTGGTCCGGGCCGAGGACGCCTACCGCTACACGGACAAGCCGATCTTCGTGAAGGCGCTGTCGTTCGTGGCCGGACCCGCCGACGGCGTCCTGGACCCCGGCTACGACTTCACCACCTTCCCCGAGGTGGTGGCGGCCGCTCAGGACGCCTATCGGCAGGCCGGGATCACCGACCCGCGCAGCGAGCTCGCGCTGGCGGAGGTCCACGACTGCTTCACGCCCACCGAACTGGTGCTGATGGAGGACCTCGGCTTCTCCGAGCGCGGCCAGGCCTGGAAGGACGCCGGCAGTGGGCTGTTCGACCTCGACGGTGCGCTGCCGGTCAATCCGGACGGCGGCCTCAAGGCGTTCGGCCACCCGATCGGGGCCTCCGGCCTGCGGATGATGTTCGAGGCGTGGCTGCAACTGCGCGGCGAGGCACCGCCCGAGCGCACCGTACGCACGGTGGGGGAGGGCAGGAAGCTGGCGCTCACCCACAACCTGGGCGGGGGTCCCGGCGAGTGCGTCTCGTTCGTCTCGGTGGTCGGGAGCGAGCCCAGTGCCTGA
- a CDS encoding SDR family NAD(P)-dependent oxidoreductase, giving the protein MGILDGKVAIVTGGGRGLGRAHCLALAGAGATVVVNDLGSGLHGEHTAESPADEVVAEIVKLGGRAAADHASVSDWAATEGLVARTVEEFGRLDIVVNNAGIVRDRMLFSMTEADFDSVVAVHLKGTFALTRHACAYWRDASKRGESVAGRIINTTSGTGLFGNAGQANYGAAKAGIAGLTVITALEMRKYGVTANAISPLAATRMTADLPVGTSEAVDGFDPRDPANASGVVVYLASDAAAWLTGQVLRIDGDKLNRLQGWTITGVLPSSSGGPVTAEELLESLPRLYGTAPAGRAAYRLQ; this is encoded by the coding sequence ATGGGCATCCTCGACGGCAAGGTGGCGATCGTGACCGGCGGCGGCCGGGGCCTGGGCCGGGCCCACTGCCTGGCACTGGCCGGGGCCGGTGCGACCGTGGTGGTCAACGACCTGGGTTCGGGGCTGCACGGCGAGCACACCGCCGAGTCACCCGCCGACGAGGTGGTCGCGGAGATCGTGAAGCTGGGCGGCCGGGCCGCGGCCGACCACGCGTCCGTCAGCGACTGGGCCGCCACCGAGGGGCTGGTGGCCCGGACGGTCGAGGAGTTCGGACGGCTGGATATCGTCGTCAACAACGCCGGCATCGTCCGGGACCGGATGCTGTTCTCGATGACCGAGGCCGACTTCGACTCCGTCGTCGCGGTCCACCTCAAGGGCACCTTCGCGCTGACCCGGCACGCCTGCGCCTACTGGCGCGACGCGTCCAAGCGGGGCGAGTCCGTCGCCGGACGGATCATCAACACCACCTCGGGGACCGGCTTGTTCGGCAACGCCGGACAGGCCAACTACGGTGCGGCCAAGGCCGGCATCGCCGGGCTCACCGTCATCACCGCGCTGGAGATGCGGAAGTACGGCGTGACCGCCAACGCGATCTCCCCGCTCGCGGCCACCCGGATGACCGCCGATCTCCCGGTCGGCACCAGCGAGGCCGTCGACGGCTTCGACCCGCGCGACCCGGCCAACGCCTCGGGCGTCGTGGTATACCTGGCCTCCGACGCGGCGGCCTGGCTGACCGGCCAGGTGCTGCGCATCGACGGCGACAAGCTCAACCGGCTGCAGGGCTGGACCATCACGGGCGTCCTTCCCAGTTCCTCCGGCGGCCCCGTGACGGCCGAGGAACTGCTCGAGTCCCTGCCCCGGCTCTACGGAACCGCCCCGGCCGGACGAGCCGCGTACCGGCTGCAATGA
- a CDS encoding SDR family oxidoreductase, with protein MSGTEQERAMGPEFDGRVALVTAAAGQGIGQAVARRLAAGGATVVVTDIHPGRTASVAKAIAADHPAATVVGLPLDAGDRERIDEVVDEVTATLGPIRILVNNAAVNVLGPIFGYDPADWDRVVRVNLTGPWYLCRRIMPLMRDTGGGAIVNIGSYAPDIGGEGIEAPYAVTKGGLNVLTRSCAHEGGPYGIRSNCVSMGMVRGTRFVDAHPELHGMPNTMGPLGELPHATDIAEAVAFLASDRARFVTGEILNVSGGSYMRN; from the coding sequence GTGAGCGGCACGGAACAGGAGAGAGCGATGGGGCCGGAGTTCGACGGCCGGGTCGCCCTGGTCACCGCGGCGGCGGGCCAGGGCATCGGCCAGGCGGTCGCGAGGCGACTGGCCGCGGGCGGGGCGACGGTGGTCGTCACCGACATCCACCCCGGTCGCACCGCGAGCGTGGCCAAGGCCATCGCCGCGGACCACCCCGCGGCGACCGTGGTCGGCCTGCCGCTGGACGCGGGCGACCGCGAGCGGATCGACGAGGTCGTCGACGAGGTCACGGCGACCCTGGGCCCCATCCGCATCCTGGTCAACAACGCCGCGGTCAACGTGCTCGGCCCGATCTTCGGGTACGACCCGGCGGACTGGGACCGGGTGGTCCGGGTGAACCTCACCGGGCCGTGGTACCTGTGCCGTCGCATCATGCCGCTGATGCGCGACACGGGCGGCGGCGCCATCGTCAACATCGGCAGCTACGCCCCCGACATCGGCGGCGAGGGCATCGAGGCCCCCTACGCGGTCACCAAGGGCGGCTTGAACGTGCTCACCCGCAGTTGCGCGCACGAGGGCGGCCCGTACGGCATCCGCTCGAACTGCGTGTCGATGGGCATGGTGCGCGGAACAAGGTTCGTCGACGCCCACCCGGAGCTGCACGGCATGCCCAACACCATGGGCCCGCTCGGCGAACTGCCGCACGCCACCGACATCGCCGAGGCGGTGGCCTTCCTGGCCTCGGACCGGGCCCGCTTCGTCACCGGCGAGATCCTCAACGTCTCCGGCGGCTCCTACATGCGCAACTGA
- a CDS encoding OB-fold domain-containing protein, producing the protein MAGLISYGAHVPYHRLARADIAAVLGSGGGKGTRAVAGYDEDTTSMAVEAARVALGANGLRRRVGQLFLATATPAYLDKANATAVHAALSLDEHVLAADMAGSVRSGIGALVTAAGSTVPTLAVLSDLRTGLPGGSDEAAGGDGAAAFVFGGHRPGSPVIAELLAHDTVSDEILERWRMPGAPASRVWEERFSEDIYVSLAGKALAAALGRAGIDLAAVDHFVVAGLHARACARVRRTVGVRPEAVAPDLTGVIGNAGTAQPGLLLADVLDRARPDETIALVVLGDGASVLLLRATDALPAHRSSRPVAAQIAAGSAPVPYAAYLSWRGLLDREPPRRPDPEPPYAPPAHRRNSWKYGFTASACEKCGTRHLPPDRVCASCRSIDAMVDEPMEQVHGTVATYTVDRLAHTPSPPMLVVVVDYDGGGRFRCQLTDAAEADAVIGARVEMTFRRTVTSGGIHNYFWKARPVRLGPPAQD; encoded by the coding sequence ATGGCTGGACTCATCTCCTACGGCGCCCATGTGCCGTACCACCGCCTCGCCCGGGCGGACATCGCCGCGGTCCTCGGCTCGGGGGGAGGCAAGGGCACCCGTGCGGTGGCCGGATACGACGAGGACACCACGTCGATGGCGGTCGAGGCGGCACGGGTCGCCCTGGGCGCGAACGGGCTGCGCCGGCGGGTCGGCCAGCTGTTCCTCGCCACCGCGACTCCGGCCTACCTGGACAAGGCGAACGCGACCGCGGTGCACGCGGCCCTGTCGCTGGACGAGCACGTGCTCGCGGCGGACATGGCCGGTTCGGTGCGCTCGGGGATCGGCGCCCTGGTCACTGCGGCCGGCTCCACGGTGCCCACCCTGGCCGTGCTCTCCGACCTGCGTACGGGCCTGCCGGGCGGGAGCGACGAGGCCGCCGGAGGGGACGGCGCCGCCGCCTTCGTCTTCGGCGGGCACCGCCCGGGCAGCCCGGTCATCGCCGAACTGCTCGCCCACGACACGGTGAGCGACGAGATCCTCGAACGCTGGCGGATGCCCGGCGCCCCCGCCTCTCGGGTCTGGGAGGAGCGCTTCAGCGAGGACATCTACGTCTCGCTCGCCGGCAAGGCCCTGGCCGCGGCGCTCGGCAGGGCGGGGATCGACCTCGCCGCGGTCGACCACTTCGTGGTGGCCGGCCTGCACGCGCGGGCCTGCGCCCGGGTCCGCCGGACCGTCGGCGTCCGCCCCGAGGCGGTGGCCCCCGACCTGACCGGGGTGATCGGCAACGCCGGTACCGCCCAGCCGGGTCTGCTGCTCGCCGACGTCCTGGACCGCGCCCGGCCCGACGAGACGATCGCCCTGGTCGTGCTCGGCGACGGAGCCAGCGTCCTGCTGCTGCGCGCCACCGATGCCCTGCCCGCGCACCGCAGTTCCCGGCCGGTGGCCGCGCAGATCGCCGCGGGCAGCGCGCCGGTGCCCTACGCCGCCTACCTGTCCTGGCGCGGACTGCTCGACCGCGAGCCCCCGCGGCGCCCGGACCCCGAGCCGCCGTACGCCCCGCCGGCCCACCGGCGCAACAGCTGGAAGTACGGCTTCACCGCCTCGGCCTGCGAGAAGTGCGGCACCCGCCACCTCCCGCCGGACCGCGTGTGCGCGTCCTGCCGCAGCATCGACGCCATGGTCGACGAGCCGATGGAGCAGGTGCACGGCACGGTGGCGACCTACACGGTGGACCGGCTGGCCCACACCCCCAGCCCTCCCATGCTGGTCGTGGTCGTCGACTACGACGGCGGCGGACGGTTCCGCTGCCAGCTCACCGACGCGGCCGAGGCCGACGCCGTCATCGGGGCCCGGGTGGAGATGACCTTCCGACGCACCGTCACCTCCGGCGGGATCCACAACTACTTCTGGAAGGCCCGGCCGGTACGGCTCGGCCCGCCGGCCCAGGACTGA
- a CDS encoding enoyl-CoA hydratase/isomerase family protein, whose amino-acid sequence MYDLPPDLVVTAEGPIRLVELNRPDRLNSTSEALHTALAGVWDAIAADRDARVVVLTGRGRAFSAGGNFEVMTRVQRDAAFRDQNVVEARRIITGMLRCRVPIIAAVNGPAVGLGCSLALLSDLVLIAEDAHVADPHLQVGLVAGDGGALVLPLLVGLARAKELLFLGSRVGAEEAVRLGIANRVVPGDKLLDEAMDLARRLAALPAQALRDTKRAVNLHLESAMATAGEAALLAERESMHSPEHIALVEQIIARSRSDK is encoded by the coding sequence ATGTACGACCTGCCCCCCGATCTGGTGGTCACCGCCGAGGGCCCGATCCGGCTGGTGGAACTGAACCGCCCCGACCGGCTCAACTCCACCAGCGAAGCACTGCACACCGCCCTGGCCGGGGTGTGGGACGCGATCGCCGCCGACCGGGACGCCCGGGTCGTGGTGCTCACCGGCCGCGGGCGGGCGTTCAGCGCCGGCGGCAACTTCGAGGTGATGACCCGGGTCCAGCGCGACGCCGCCTTCCGTGACCAGAACGTCGTCGAGGCCCGCCGGATCATCACCGGCATGCTCCGCTGCCGCGTCCCGATCATCGCCGCGGTGAACGGTCCCGCGGTGGGCCTGGGCTGCAGCCTGGCCCTGCTCAGCGATCTCGTCCTGATCGCCGAGGACGCCCATGTCGCCGATCCGCACCTCCAGGTCGGCCTGGTCGCCGGCGACGGCGGCGCGCTGGTGCTGCCGCTGCTGGTCGGCCTGGCACGGGCGAAGGAGCTGCTGTTCCTCGGCAGCCGGGTGGGCGCCGAGGAGGCGGTCCGCCTGGGCATCGCCAACCGGGTCGTGCCCGGGGACAAACTGCTGGACGAGGCCATGGACCTGGCCCGCCGGCTGGCCGCGCTGCCCGCCCAGGCCCTGCGCGACACCAAACGGGCCGTCAACCTGCACCTGGAGTCCGCGATGGCCACGGCCGGGGAGGCCGCCCTGCTCGCCGAGCGGGAGAGCATGCACTCGCCGGAGCACATCGCCCTCGTCGAACAGATCATCGCGCGCAGCAGGAGCGACAAGTGA
- a CDS encoding enoyl-CoA hydratase-related protein, producing the protein MPETATEPATLRAEVSDRVLTITLDRPEKLNAFNPVMMQDLLDAFDRADADDEVRAVVVTGAGRAFCAGADISGGPSTFDHRGAGAAHRDTGGRVALRVFACTKPVIAAVNGPAAGVGASMLLPMDIRLASTGARFGFAFARRGIVPESAASWFLPRAVGMQHALEWAMTGRMVEADEALAAGLVRSVHPPEELLPAALALAKEIADHTSAVSVALTRQLLWRMLGEPHPMTAHRLDSRIMGEIGGGAESREGVQSFLDKRLPRFPGRVSRDMPDCYPWWQEEEFSPFDLPVKTVD; encoded by the coding sequence GTGCCTGAGACAGCCACCGAACCGGCGACGCTGAGGGCGGAGGTGTCCGACCGGGTCCTGACGATCACCCTGGACCGGCCGGAGAAGCTCAACGCTTTCAACCCGGTGATGATGCAGGACCTGCTCGACGCCTTCGACCGGGCCGACGCCGACGACGAGGTGCGCGCGGTGGTCGTCACCGGGGCAGGCCGCGCCTTCTGCGCCGGCGCCGACATCAGCGGCGGCCCGAGTACGTTCGACCACCGCGGCGCCGGAGCCGCGCACCGCGACACCGGCGGCCGGGTCGCCCTGCGGGTGTTCGCCTGCACCAAGCCGGTGATCGCGGCCGTCAACGGCCCGGCGGCCGGGGTCGGTGCCAGCATGCTGCTGCCGATGGACATCCGGCTGGCGTCGACCGGGGCCCGCTTCGGTTTCGCCTTCGCCCGGCGCGGCATCGTCCCGGAGTCCGCCGCCAGCTGGTTCCTGCCCCGGGCGGTCGGTATGCAGCACGCCCTGGAGTGGGCCATGACCGGCCGCATGGTGGAAGCCGACGAGGCTCTGGCGGCCGGGCTGGTGCGCTCCGTCCACCCCCCGGAGGAACTGCTGCCGGCAGCCCTGGCCCTGGCCAAGGAGATCGCGGACCACACCTCCGCGGTGTCGGTGGCGCTCACCCGGCAGCTGCTCTGGCGCATGCTCGGCGAACCCCATCCGATGACCGCCCACCGGCTCGACTCGCGGATCATGGGCGAGATCGGCGGCGGCGCCGAGTCGCGCGAGGGCGTCCAGTCGTTCCTGGACAAGCGGCTGCCGCGGTTCCCGGGACGGGTGAGCCGGGACATGCCCGACTGCTACCCCTGGTGGCAGGAGGAGGAGTTCAGTCCCTTCGATCTCCCTGTCAAAACAGTTGACTGA